The Edwardsiella tarda ATCC 15947 = NBRC 105688 region CGCCGGACCATTGCGGGCATCATCCAGATCGACAAAGAGCGGACCATCCCGCCACAGAATATTGCCGGGATGGCAATCACCATGCAAACGTAACAATGAGTAATCATCCCGCCATAGCACCACCAAGGCACCGATCAATGCATCCAACGTTGCGAGGAGACTCTCACGTAGATCATCGGGGACCAGAGGCGAGTGCGCCAATTCAGCACGAGGCTGGTAGACATATTCATCCAACCCCATCGTAGGGCGCTCCCTGAAACGCTGACAGCGGCCGACCTGGTGGATTCGCCCTAGATAACGACCGACCCACTCCAGCTGATCGAGGTTATCTACCTCATACTGACGCCCGCCAAGGCTAGGAAAGACAGCAAAGGCATAACCCTGATAATGATGTAACGTTGCACCCTGTAGGCGAAGTGGCGCCGCCAACGGGATCTCCGCCTGCACGAGCTCCGCCGCAAAGGCATGCTCCTCGGCAATCTGAGCATCGCTCCAACGCTCCGGGCGGTAAAACTTCACCACATAGCGCTGCCGCTCCTCGTCCATCAACTGATAGACGCGATTTTCATAGCTATTGAGTTCGCTAAGCCCAGAGTCGACGCGGATCCCACACTGTGCTAAACCCTCCAATATCAAATCAGGGGTTAGCGTCTGGAAGTTAAAGGCCGATGTCGTCATGAGATTAATCTTTAATCACACCGCGTGCACGCAGCAGCGCCGTTTTAAAGTCTTCCTCATAATCTTTCTGTAATCCTGGGATCACCGCGCTCTTCTCACTACCGCGCATCTTGAGGTGATAAATGAGGATATCGTCGGTTAAATCGGCTAAGGCTCCCTCATACCCCGCCTCATTAGCTAGTTGCTGCAGAAACTGGATGAGATTCAGATCCGGCTCCTGTTGCCAGGCCGGATGGATCAACTCAATCAATTCGTTAACGCGATGACATTTCATGGAGTACCTTCTCTTTTATCTTTACTAAGCCGCTAAAACTAGCAATCCTAATTTAACAAAGATAGCCGTTTACCGTATAACACTCACTATTTACAAACTATTACATCGATGACTATATGGATGACCCTAATCAGGTGATCGCTAACCATAATCCGAGGAGCACGCTCATTATGCAGGATATTGAAGGCGTTATTCTGGCTGGAGGGCGCGCAACCCGCATGCAAGGCAAAGATAAAGGATTAGTCACCTTACATGGACTCCCGTTATACCAATGGGTACTTCAGCGTCTAGCGCCACAAGTATGTCGAGTCGTCATCAGCGCGAACCGTAA contains the following coding sequences:
- a CDS encoding serine/threonine protein kinase, producing the protein MTTSAFNFQTLTPDLILEGLAQCGIRVDSGLSELNSYENRVYQLMDEERQRYVVKFYRPERWSDAQIAEEHAFAAELVQAEIPLAAPLRLQGATLHHYQGYAFAVFPSLGGRQYEVDNLDQLEWVGRYLGRIHQVGRCQRFRERPTMGLDEYVYQPRAELAHSPLVPDDLRESLLATLDALIGALVVLWRDDYSLLRLHGDCHPGNILWRDGPLFVDLDDARNGPAIQDLWMLLNGDEAEKRLQLDIVLEAYTEFSDFDVRELALIEPLRAMRMIHYLAWVCRRWQDPAFPRSFPWMADRQFWHSQIQTFHQQLGLLQAAPLKLTPMY
- a CDS encoding YihD family protein gives rise to the protein MKCHRVNELIELIHPAWQQEPDLNLIQFLQQLANEAGYEGALADLTDDILIYHLKMRGSEKSAVIPGLQKDYEEDFKTALLRARGVIKD